Proteins found in one Nostoc sp. NIES-3756 genomic segment:
- the psaI gene encoding photosystem I reaction center subunit VIII — protein MVSTLFPHLFAYSTFLPSILVPTVGLILPAVTFAYLFLYIEREDLV, from the coding sequence ATGGTCTCAACACTTTTTCCTCATTTGTTCGCTTACAGCACCTTCCTACCCTCTATATTGGTTCCCACAGTTGGGCTAATTTTGCCTGCTGTAACCTTCGCATATTTGTTCTTATACATTGAGCGCGAAGACCTTGTGTAG
- a CDS encoding NAD(P)H-quinone oxidoreductase subunit J produces MADEELKPVPAAEKAIVPSGQVSQWLSENGFAHESLEADKNGVEIIKVEADFLLPIATALYAYGFNYLQFQGGIDLGPGQDLVSVYHLIKVGDNADKPQEVRVKVFLLRENPVVPSVYWIWKTADWQERESYDMLGIIYEGHPNLKRILMPEDWVGWPLRKDYISPDFYELQDAY; encoded by the coding sequence GTGGCTGATGAAGAATTAAAACCAGTACCAGCAGCAGAAAAGGCTATAGTGCCATCTGGGCAGGTTTCTCAGTGGCTGTCAGAAAATGGTTTTGCCCATGAGTCTTTGGAAGCTGACAAAAACGGCGTAGAGATCATTAAAGTAGAAGCAGATTTTTTGCTTCCTATCGCTACAGCTTTGTATGCTTACGGGTTTAACTATCTCCAGTTTCAAGGCGGTATCGACCTCGGCCCCGGACAGGATTTGGTGAGCGTCTATCACTTGATTAAAGTGGGTGATAATGCTGATAAACCACAAGAAGTTCGGGTGAAGGTGTTCTTACTACGGGAGAATCCTGTAGTGCCTTCAGTCTACTGGATTTGGAAAACTGCCGACTGGCAAGAACGCGAATCTTACGATATGCTCGGCATCATCTACGAAGGACACCCCAACTTGAAGCGTATCTTAATGCCAGAGGATTGGGTAGGTTGGCCTTTGCGGAAGGATTACATCTCACCTGATTTCTACGAGTTGCAGGACGCTTACTAG
- a CDS encoding photosystem II reaction center protein J, whose protein sequence is MSAGSGGRIPLWVVATIAGLGVITVVGIFFYGAYAGLGSSL, encoded by the coding sequence GTGTCTGCTGGAAGCGGTGGGAGAATACCTCTGTGGGTCGTCGCTACGATCGCAGGTTTAGGTGTAATTACAGTTGTAGGCATTTTCTTTTACGGAGCCTACGCTGGACTTGGTTCTTCATTATAA
- the ndhC gene encoding photosynthetic/respiratory NAD(P)H-quinone oxidoreductase subunit C gives MFVLSGYEYLLGFFIICSLVPALALSASKLLRPKGNSLERRTTYESGMEPIGGAWIQFNIRYYMFALVFVVFDVETVFLYPWAVAFHRLGLLAFIEALIFIAILVVALVYAWRKGALEWS, from the coding sequence GTGTTTGTCCTTAGCGGTTACGAGTACCTACTAGGCTTCTTTATTATCTGTAGCCTAGTTCCTGCCTTAGCGCTTTCTGCGTCCAAGCTCCTACGACCAAAGGGTAATAGCCTGGAACGCCGCACCACCTATGAATCTGGTATGGAACCCATCGGGGGAGCCTGGATTCAGTTCAATATCCGTTACTATATGTTTGCCTTAGTCTTCGTCGTCTTTGACGTGGAAACTGTGTTCTTATATCCTTGGGCAGTTGCTTTCCACCGTCTGGGGCTATTGGCATTCATTGAAGCGCTGATTTTTATTGCAATTCTTGTAGTCGCCCTAGTTTACGCCTGGCGTAAAGGAGCTTTGGAATGGTCTTGA
- a CDS encoding photosystem II reaction center protein L, which produces MERTPNPNNQPVELNRTSLYLGLLLVFVLGILFSSYFFN; this is translated from the coding sequence ATGGAAAGAACGCCCAATCCGAATAACCAACCGGTTGAACTTAACCGGACTTCACTTTATCTAGGACTATTACTAGTTTTCGTTCTAGGTATTCTATTCTCCAGTTACTTCTTTAACTAA
- a CDS encoding NADH dehydrogenase subunit K yields MVLNQDLTTQDKERIINPVERPTVTQDLSENVILTTVDDLYNWARLSSLWPLLFGTACCFIEFAALIGSRFDFDRFGLIPRSSPRQADLIITAGTITMKMAPQLVRLYEQMPEPKYVIAMGACTITGGMFSVDSPTAVRGVDKLIPVDVYLPGCPPRPEAIIDAIIKLRKKIANDSMQERSQIKQTHRFYSTTHNLKPVPEILTGKYMQSDTRFNPPKELAEAIGLPVPPALLTSQTQKEEQKRG; encoded by the coding sequence ATGGTCTTGAATCAAGATTTAACTACTCAGGACAAAGAGCGAATCATCAACCCAGTTGAGCGTCCTACAGTCACTCAAGACCTTTCGGAAAACGTCATTTTAACCACGGTTGATGACCTCTACAACTGGGCTAGACTTTCGAGTCTGTGGCCTTTGTTATTTGGTACAGCTTGCTGCTTTATTGAGTTTGCAGCATTAATTGGTTCTCGTTTCGACTTTGACCGCTTCGGACTCATTCCCCGTTCTAGTCCTCGTCAAGCCGATTTGATTATCACAGCCGGCACTATCACCATGAAGATGGCTCCTCAATTGGTGCGTCTTTATGAACAAATGCCCGAACCTAAGTATGTAATCGCTATGGGCGCTTGCACAATTACAGGCGGGATGTTCAGTGTTGATTCACCTACAGCCGTGCGTGGTGTTGACAAGTTAATTCCTGTGGATGTCTACTTACCCGGTTGTCCTCCCCGTCCCGAAGCAATTATTGACGCAATTATTAAGTTGCGGAAGAAGATTGCTAACGATTCAATGCAGGAACGGAGTCAAATCAAACAAACGCACCGTTTCTACAGCACGACTCATAACTTGAAGCCAGTACCAGAAATATTAACTGGCAAGTATATGCAGTCGGATACTCGCTTCAACCCACCAAAAGAATTGGCAGAAGCGATCGGTCTTCCTGTTCCCCCAGCACTGCTGACATCACAAACTCAGAAGGAGGAACAGAAACGTGGCTGA
- a CDS encoding rubredoxin, with product MSEQAVENTVLDRFECRACGYVYEPEKGDDKHDIDPGTPFAELPVNWRCPVCTAKKVAFTNIGPAGTASGFKENLGYGLGVNKLTPAQKNILIFGALALGFLFFISLYGLQ from the coding sequence ATGAGCGAACAAGCTGTTGAAAACACAGTGTTAGACCGCTTTGAGTGTCGCGCCTGCGGTTATGTTTACGAACCAGAGAAGGGTGACGATAAGCATGACATTGATCCAGGGACACCCTTTGCCGAATTGCCAGTAAATTGGCGCTGTCCAGTTTGCACGGCGAAAAAGGTGGCTTTTACCAACATCGGCCCTGCTGGTACAGCTTCAGGGTTCAAAGAAAATCTCGGTTATGGTCTAGGTGTCAACAAACTCACCCCAGCGCAAAAAAATATTCTCATTTTTGGCGCTTTAGCTTTGGGTTTCTTGTTCTTTATTAGTCTTTATGGTTTGCAGTAG
- a CDS encoding photosynthesis system II assembly factor Ycf48, whose translation MVIVKSWQKIFALLMVVFLCIGCSKVPSTSYNPWAVVSVPTEAKLFDIGFTENPQHGFLVGSNSTLLETNDGGNTWKPLNLALDDDRYRFDSVSFSGKEGWIAGEPSLLLHTTDEGRSWSRIALSEKLPGNPIAVQALAANTAEMATDVGAIYKTTDGGKNWKAQVEAAVGVVRNLERAADGKYVAVSAKGSFYSTWEPGQNAWVPHNRNSSRRVENMGFSQDGQLWLLARGGQVQFSDPEKPEEWLDAQNPELSTSWGLLDMAYRTPNELWVSGGSANLLVSTDGGKTWEKDRDIEDVAANLYKIVFFKPDQGFIIGDRGVLLKYQPEVAKAAKTEPAA comes from the coding sequence ATGGTTATTGTGAAAAGTTGGCAAAAAATATTTGCTTTGTTGATGGTCGTGTTCTTGTGTATTGGCTGTAGTAAGGTTCCTTCTACCAGCTACAATCCTTGGGCGGTTGTTTCTGTGCCAACAGAAGCCAAATTATTTGATATTGGGTTTACGGAAAATCCTCAGCATGGTTTTTTGGTTGGAAGTAATTCTACTCTCTTAGAAACTAATGATGGCGGAAATACTTGGAAACCCCTGAACTTGGCTTTGGATGATGATAGATACCGTTTTGACTCGGTAAGTTTCTCTGGCAAAGAAGGCTGGATTGCTGGAGAACCTTCTCTACTACTACACACCACCGATGAGGGTCGTTCTTGGTCACGCATTGCTCTGAGTGAGAAACTTCCTGGTAATCCCATTGCTGTCCAAGCATTGGCAGCAAACACGGCGGAAATGGCGACAGATGTAGGCGCTATCTATAAAACTACTGATGGTGGCAAAAACTGGAAAGCTCAGGTAGAGGCAGCTGTAGGAGTGGTGCGGAACTTGGAACGTGCTGCTGATGGTAAGTATGTTGCTGTTTCCGCCAAGGGCAGTTTCTACTCCACTTGGGAACCAGGACAAAATGCTTGGGTTCCCCATAACCGCAACAGTTCCCGCCGTGTGGAAAATATGGGCTTTTCTCAGGATGGACAGTTGTGGTTACTGGCTAGGGGTGGTCAGGTACAGTTTAGCGACCCAGAAAAACCAGAAGAATGGCTAGATGCCCAAAACCCGGAACTTTCTACGAGTTGGGGTTTGTTGGATATGGCTTATCGCACACCCAATGAATTATGGGTTAGTGGCGGTAGTGCTAATTTATTGGTAAGTACCGATGGCGGCAAAACTTGGGAAAAAGACCGAGATATTGAGGATGTAGCGGCTAATTTGTACAAGATTGTCTTTTTCAAGCCAGATCAAGGATTTATTATCGGCGATCGCGGTGTTTTACTAAAATACCAACCCGAAGTGGCTAAAGCTGCTAAAACCGAGCCAGCCGCATAG
- the psbF gene encoding cytochrome b559 subunit beta has protein sequence MTSGNNINQPVTYPIFTVRWLAVHTLAVPTVFFLGAIASMQFIQR, from the coding sequence ATGACTAGCGGCAATAACATCAATCAACCAGTTACCTATCCTATTTTTACAGTCAGATGGCTGGCAGTTCATACTCTAGCTGTACCTACTGTATTCTTCTTGGGCGCGATCGCCTCAATGCAGTTTATTCAACGCTAG
- the psbE gene encoding cytochrome b559 subunit alpha — protein sequence MSGTTGERPFSDIITSVRYWVIHSITIPALFIAGWLFVSTGLAYDVFGTPRPDEYYTQTRQELPIVNNRFEAKQQVEKLIQK from the coding sequence ATGTCAGGGACTACTGGAGAACGTCCGTTTTCCGATATCATCACCAGTGTTCGTTACTGGGTAATTCACAGCATAACCATTCCAGCGCTATTTATTGCTGGTTGGTTATTCGTTAGCACCGGGCTAGCTTATGATGTGTTTGGTACTCCACGTCCTGATGAGTATTACACTCAAACACGGCAAGAACTGCCCATTGTGAACAATCGCTTTGAAGCGAAACAACAAGTTGAAAAACTTATCCAAAAGTAG